One segment of Meriones unguiculatus strain TT.TT164.6M chromosome X, Bangor_MerUng_6.1, whole genome shotgun sequence DNA contains the following:
- the Armcx6 gene encoding protein ARMCX6, translating to MGRAREMGWMAAGLMIGAGACYCMYKLTMGRDEGNELEDEEEEEWDDEQDLDEEEADIWFDFTAMARPWSEDRDWDEPGAPGGTEDRRSGGGKANRAHPIKQRPFPYEHKNIWGVQSFKSFSCALNLTKYASIQGKKMLTEPKDAGFSLSHNVRKHLASLSVFGSRILTAQPTVREKAPCVPENPNTSTANQDQIKMYIDEVYRETVLPCCKSFLQQAGLNLLISMTVINNMLAKSVSDLKFPLISEGSGCAKVQGLETLMGLSEKQVLAEEALAAQMLLSFMCLFIRSGSREMLVEAISP from the coding sequence ATGGGTAGGGCCCGGGAAATGGGTTGGATGGCAGCAGGACTGATGATTGGGGCTGGTGCCTGCTACTGTATGTACAAACTGaccatgggaagagatgagggtaaCGAATTGGAAGAcgaagaggaagaggaatgggATGATGAGCAGGATCTGGATGAAGAGGAAGCAGATATTTGGTTTGATTTCACAGCAATGGCACGACCCTGGAGTGAGGATAGGGACTGGGATGAACCGGGGGCCCCAGGTGGGACTGAGGACAGACGGTCAGGTGGTGGAAAGGCAAACAGAGCACACCCAATAAAACAGCGGCCATTCCCTTATGAACATAAAAACATATGGGGTGTACAAAGCTTTAAGTCCTTCAGTTGTGCTCTTAACCTGACCAAGTATGCTTCcattcaagggaaaaaaatgctCACTGAGCCCAAAGATGCTGGCTTTTCCCTTAGCCACAATGTAAGGAAGCATTTGGCTAGCCTCTCAGTGTTTGGAAGCAGAATCCTCAccgcccagcccactgtgagggAGAAGGCTCCCTGTGTCCCGGAAAACCCAAACACCAGTACTGCAAATCAGGACCAGATTAAGATGTACATCGATGAAGTGTATCGGGAGACAGTGTTACCTTGCTGCAAGTCATTTCTGCAGCAGGCAGGATTAAATCTGCTAATAAGCATGACAGTTATTAATAACATGCTTGCCAAGTCCGTTTCAGACCTGAAGTTTCCTTTGATATCCGAGGGAAGTGGCTGTGCAAAGGTTCAGGGTTTGGAAACGCTGATGGGTTTGTCTGAAAAGCAGGTGTTGGCGGAGGAAGCGCTGGCTGCCCAAATGCTGTTGTCATTCATGTGCCTCTTTATCAGAAGTGGGAGCAGAGAGATGCTTGTGGAAGCCATCTCCCCTTAA